One Gadus morhua chromosome 13, gadMor3.0, whole genome shotgun sequence genomic window carries:
- the ppp4r2b gene encoding serine/threonine-protein phosphatase 4 regulatory subunit 2-B, translating to MMDIDSLQEALKDFDKKGKQESFPLLEQFLCHIAKTGETLVQWPQFKNYFLFKLEKVMEDFRVSVPEQRGPANPNVESIPFEDMKERILKIVKAYNGIPFTIQRLCELLTEPKRNYTGTDKFLRGIEKNVMVVSCVHPTSEKNGCSGISRMNGVMLPGNTSAFSERKVNGPGTPRPLNRPKMSLASSLAANGLPDSTDNKDSEPDQEDDKESSEVSESGSLGSSVKNKHQDEDDDEEDMESEQHEVKRLKFNNKEEEYDDDEDEDDEDDEQESDTLRELHTSGCSSKEAEAMVQEKDEEEEEEEDNVASSSAGSIEEQEPSSSTQAEMPADPGHEEQAEREVPCGSQEEGSSDMDQTEQQAPGGTPEEGPDTSRDSDDGASDPVSSSSSTTTTSSSSSSSSVVEESSAEVREEGAPAPSSSTPETPTEGATEGAGLNTGTSDEPMDQD from the exons ATGATGGACATTGACTCACTTCAGGAAGCGCTGAAAG ACTTCGATAAGAAAGGAAAGCAAGAGAGCTTTCCTCTTCTGGAGCAGTTTCTTTGCCATATCGCCAAGACCGGAGAGACCCT GGTTCAATGGCCTCAGTTCAAGAACTACTTCCTGTTCAAGTTGGAGAAGGTCATGGAGGACTTCAGGGTCTCGGTACCCGAACAGAGAGGCCCTGCCAACCCCAACGTGGAGTCCATCCCATTTGAGGATATGAAGGAGAGGATACTGAAGATAGTGAAGGCATATAATGG AATCCCATTCACCATCCAGCGCTTGTGTGAACTTCTCACAGAGCCCAAGAGGAACTACACAGGAACAGATAAGTTCCTCCGAGGTATAGAGAAG AATGTAATGGTGGTTAGCTGTGTCCATCCGACCTCAGA GAAAAATGGCTGCAGTGGAATCAGTAGAATGAATGGAGTGATGCTTCCTGGGAACACGTCGGCCTTCTCAGAGAG GAAAGTGAATGGACCAGGGACTCCGCGACCACTGAACCGACCGAAGATGTCGCTGGCCAGCTCACTAGCAGCCAACGGTCTGCCAGACAGCACAGACAACAAGGACTCGGAACCAGACCAGGAGGACGACAAAGAGTCCAG TGAGGTGTCGGAGTCGGGCAGCCTGGGCAGCTCGGTGAAGAACAAGCACCAGGACGAagacgacgacgaggaggacATGGAGTCAGAGCAGCACGAGGTGAAGAGGCTAAAGTTCAACaacaaggaggaggagtacgacgacgacgaagacgaggacgacgaggacgacgagcAGGAGTCGGACACGCTGAGAGAGCTGCACACATCGGGATGCTCCTCGAAGGAGGCCGAGGCCATGGTGCAGgagaaggatgaagaggaggaggaggaggaggacaacgtGGCCTCCAGCAGTGCGGGCTCCATCGAAGAACAAG agcccagcagcagcacgcaGGCGGAGATGCCCGCCGACCCGGGCCACGAGGAGCAGGCGGAGAGGGAGGTGCCGTGTGGCTCCCAGGAGGAAGGCAGCAGCGACATGGACCAGACGGAGCAGCAGGCCCCGGGCGGCACCCCGGAGGAGGGGCCCGACACCAGCAGGGACAGCGACGACGGCGCCAGCGACccggtcagcagcagcagcagcaccaccaccaccagcagcagtagcagtagtagcagcGTGGTCGAGGAGAGCAGCGCCGAGGTCCGAGAGGAGGGAGCCCCCGCTCCCTCCAGCAGTACACCGGAGACCCCTACAGAGGGCGCCACAGAGGGCGCCGGCTTGAACACTGGGACCAGTGACGAGCCCATGGACCAGGACTAG